The proteins below come from a single Cervus canadensis isolate Bull #8, Minnesota chromosome 2, ASM1932006v1, whole genome shotgun sequence genomic window:
- the PIAS3 gene encoding E3 SUMO-protein ligase PIAS3 isoform X1 has translation MAELGELKHMVMSFRVSELQVLLGFAGRNKSGRKHELLAKALHLLKSSCAPSVQMKIKELYRRRFPRKTLGPSDLSLLSLPPGTPPVGSPGPLAPIPPALLAPGTLLGPKREVDMHPPLPQPVHPDVTMKPLPFYEIYGELIRPTTLASTSSQRFEEAHFTFALTPQQVQQILTSREVLPGAKCDYTIQVQLRFCLCETSCPQEDYFPPNLFVKVNGKLCPLPGYLPPTKNGAEPKRPSRPINITPLARLSATVPNTIVVNWSSEFGRNYSLSVYLVRQLTAGTLLQKLRAKGIRNPDHSRALIKEKLTADPDSEVATTSLRVSLMCPLGKMRLTVPCRALTCAHLQSFDAALYLQMNEKKPTWTCPVCDKKAPYESLIIDGLFMEILNSCSDCDEIQFMEDGSWCPMKPKKEASEVCPPPGYGLDGLQYSPVQEGNPSESKKKVEVIDLTVESSSDEEDLPPTKKHCPVTSAAIPALPGSKGVLTSGHQPSSVLRSPAVGTLGGDFLSSLPLHEYPPAFPLGADIQGLDLFSFLQTESQHYGPSVITSLDEQDALGHFFQYRGTPSHFLGPLTPTLGSSHRSATPAPPPGRVSSIVAPGGTLREGHGGPLPSGPSLTGCRSDIISLD, from the exons ATGGCGGAGCTGGGCGAATTAAAG CACATGGTGATGAGTTTCCGGGTGTCTGAGCTCCAGGTGCTCCTCGGCTTTGCTGGCCGGAACAAGAGTGGACGGAAACACGAGCTCCTGGCCAAGGCCCTACACCTCCTCAAGTCCAGCTGTGCCCCCAGCGTCCAGATGAAGATCAAAGAGCTTTACCGCCGACGCTTTCCCCGCAAGACCCTGGGGCCCTCTGATCTTTCCCTGCTCTCCTTGCCCCCTGGAACCCCTCCTGTAGGCTCTCCCGGTCCTCTGGCTCCCATCCCCCCGGCCCTCTTGGCCCCTGGTACCCTGCTGGGCCCCAAGCGTGAAGTGGACATGCACCCTCCTCTGCCCCAGCCTGTGCATCCTGACGTTACCATGAAACCATTGCCCTTCTATGAAATCTACGGGGAGCTCATCCGGCCCACCACCCTCG CATCCACTTCTAGCCAGCGGTTCGAGGAAGCGCACTTCACCTTTGCCCTCACCCCCCAGCAAGTGCAGCAGATTCTCACTTCCAG AGAGGTTCTGCCAGGAGCCAAATGTGATTATACCATACAGGTGCAGTTAAG GTTCTGTCTCTGTGAGACCAGCTGCCCCCAGGAAGATTACTTCCCCCCCAACCTCTTTGTCAAGGTCAATGggaaactgtgccccctgccG GGTTACCTTCCCCCTACTAAGAACGGGGCTGAACCCAAGAGACCCAGCCGCCCCATCAACATCACACCCCTGGCTCGTCTCTCGGCCACTGTTCCCAACACCATCGTGGTCAACTGGTCGTCTGAGTTTGGACGG AATTACTCCTTGTCTGTGTACCTGGTGAGGCAGCTGACGGCAGGGACCCTGCTACAAAAACTCAGAGCAAAGGGCATCCGGAACCCAGACCACTCCCGGGCACTGA TCAAGGAGAAGTTGACTGCTGACCCGGACAGTGAGGTGGCTACTACGAGTCTCCGGGTGTCACTCATGTGCCCG CTGGGGAAGATGCGCTTGACTGTCCCTTGTCGTGCCCTCACCTGCGCCCACCTGCAGAGCTTCGATGCTGCCCTTTATCTACAGATGAATGAGAAGAAGCCAACGTGGACATGTCCTGTGTGTGACAAGAAAGCTCCCTATGAATCTCTTATCATTGACGG TTTATTCATGGAGATTCTTAATTCCTGCTCGGATTGTGATGAGATCCAGTTCATGGAAGATGGATCCTGGTGCCCAATGAAACCCAAGAAGGAGGCATCTGAGGTTTGCCCCCCGCCAGGGTATGGGCTGGATG GCCTCCAGTATAGCCCAGTCCAAGAGGGCAATCCATCGGAGAGTAAGAAGAAGGTTGAAGTTATTGACCTGACAGTAGAAAGCTCCTCAGACGAGGAGGACCTGCCCCCGACGAAGAAGCACTGTCCTGTCACCTCAGCTGCCATCCCGGCTCTACCTGGAAGCAAAGG AGTCCTAACATCTGGTCACCAGCCCTCTTCGGTGCTGCGGAGCCCTGCTGTGGGCACGCTGGGCGGGGATTTCCTGTCCAGTCTCCCCCTACATGAGTACCCGCCTGCCTTCCCTCTCGGGGCTGATATCCAAG gtttagatttattttctttccttcagactGAGAGTCAG CACTATGGTCCCTCCGTCATCACCTCACTAGATGAACAGGATGCCCTGGGCCACTTCTTCCAGTACCGAGGGACCCCTTCCCACTTCCTGGGCCCGCTCACCCCCACGTTGGGGAGCTCTCACCGCAGCGCCACGCCGGCACCCCCTCCTGGCCGTGTCAGTAGCATTGTGGCCCCTGGGGGGACCTTAAGGGAGGGGCATGGAGGACCCCTGCCCTCAGGTCCCTCTTTGACTGGCTGTCGGTCAGACATCATTTCCCTGGACTGA
- the POLR3C gene encoding DNA-directed RNA polymerase III subunit RPC3 has translation MTQAEIKLCSLLLQEHFGEIVEKIGVHLIRTGSQPLRVIAHDTGTSLDQVKKALCVLIQHNLVIYQVHKRGVVEYEAQCHRVLRMLRYPRYIYTAKTLYSDTGELIVEELLLNGKMTMSAVVKKVADRLTETMEDGKTMDYAEVSNTFVRLVDTHFVQRCPLVPATENSDTGPPPPAPTLVISEKDMYLVPKLSLIGKGKRRRSSDEDATGEPKAKRPKQTTDNKEPIPDDGIYWQANLDRFHQHFRDQAIVSAVANRMDQTSSEIVRTMLRMSEVTTPSGAPFTQPLSSNEIFRSLPVGYNISKQVLDQYLTLLADDPLEFVGKSGDSGGGMYVINLHKALGSLATATLESVVQERFGSRCARIFRLVLQKKHLEQKQVEDFAMIPAKEAKDMLYKMLSENFISLQEIPKTPDHAPSRTFYLYTVNILSAARMLLHRCYKSVANLIERRQFETKENKRLLEKSQRVEAIIASMQATGAEEAQLQEIEEMITAPERQQLETLKRNVNKLDACEIQVDETIFLLESYIESTMKRQ, from the exons ATGACTCAAGCAGAAATTAAACTGtgttctttgttgctgcaagagCATTTTGGAGAGATTGTAGAAAAAATTGGAGTCCACCTAATCAGAACTGGCAGCCAGCCCCTAAGAGTTATTGCCCATGACACAGGAACTTCGCTGGATCAG GTAAAAAAAGCTCTTTGTGTCCTCATCCAGCACAACTTGGTGATATATCAAGTGCACAAACGTGGCGTGGTGGAGTATGAAGCCCAGTGCCACCGGGTGTTGCGAATGCTTAGGTATCCCCGGTACATCTATACCGCCAAAACACTGTACAGTGACACGGGAGAGCTGATTGTTGAGGAGCTGTTGTTGAATGGCAAAATGACAATGTCAGCTGTTGTGAAGAAAGTAGCGGATAGGCTCACAGAGACTATGGAGG ATGGCAAGACCATGGACTATGCTGAGGTGTCAAACACATTTGTGCGACTAGTGGACACACACTTTGTGCAGCGTTGCCCCTTGGTGCCTGCCACTGAGAATTCAGATACTGGGCCGCCACCACCTGCCCCCACTCTTGTCATCAGTGAAAAGGACATGTACCTGGTTCCTAAACTGAGCTTGATAG GGAAAGGTAAAAGGAGGAGATCGTCTGACGAAGATGCTACTGGGGAGCCCAAGGCCAAGAGACCAAAACAGACCACAGATAACAAAGAG CCCATTCCAGATGATGGGATTTATTGGCAGGCCAACCTTGACAGATTCCACCAGCACTTCCGTGACCAAGCCATTGTCAGCGCAGTTGCCAACAGGATGGACCAG ACCAGTAGTGAGATCGTGAGGACCATGCTCCGGATGAGTGAGGTCACCACTCCCTCTGGTGCCCCCTTCACCCAGCCATTGTCTTCCAATGAG ATCTTCAGATCCCTACCTGTTGGCTATAACATCTCTAAGCAAGTTCTTGATCAATATCTCACTCTGCTGGCAGATGATCca CTAGAGTTTGTTGGAAAGTCTGGCGACAGTGGTGGAGGAATGTATGTCATCA ACCTGCATAAGGCTCTAGGATCTCTAGCCACGGCCACTCTGGAGTCCGTCGTACAAGAGAG atttggatcTCGCTGTGCCAGGATATTCCGTCTAGTTTTACaaaagaaacacctggagcagAAGCAAGTAGAAGATTTTGCAATGATTCCAGCAAAGGAGGCAAAGGATATGCTTTATAAGATGCTCTCAGAAAATTTCATATCACTGCAG GAAATTCCCAAAACACCAGACCATGCCCCATCCCGGACCTTCTATTTATACACTGTGAACATCCTGTCAGCTGCCCGGATGCTGCTGCATAGGTGCTACAAG AGTGTAGCCAACTTAATAGAAAGGAGACAATttgaaaccaaagaaaacaa GCGTCTACTAGAAAAGTCTCAGAGGGTAGAAGCCATCATTGCATCTATGCAGGCTACAGGTGCAGAGGAGGCACAACTACAAGAAATAGAGGAGATGATCACAGCCCCCGAACGCCAGCAGCTAGAGACCCTGAAACGTAACGTCAACAA gtTGGATGCCTGTGAGATCCAGGTGGATGAAACCATCTTCCTGCTGGAGTCATACATCGAGAGCACCATGAAGAGACAGTGA
- the NUDT17 gene encoding nucleoside diphosphate-linked moiety X motif 17 isoform X1, with protein sequence MAAARVLLLLSGRPESVSFAQSVCGLLGAGSGLGPWPTHCGLKRGQLVLSDKPFPGASARLPLQRPPFCPFAALDQQPRAPGVELPPNGRGVDLGVAVILQSSDQTVLLTRRTSTLKVSPNLWVPPGGHVEPDEELLDGGLRELWEESGLQLPQGQFSWVPLGLWESAYPPKLSWGLPKYHHIVLYLLVISQESQQQLQARIQPNAGEVSAFMWLGPDIAAAVAATEDGTETPKHLPQDLPSSVPGTSREWRSPTSGLAHIHPAADNASHGRPQREGQLWDQVCPHALAATSGQVEPGWQLR encoded by the exons ATGGCGGCGGCACGGGTGCTGCTACTCCTCTCCGGGCGCCCGGAGTCGGTGAGCTTCGCGCAGAGTGTGTGCGGCCTCCTGGGCGCCGGGTCGGGGCTCGGGCCGTGGCCCACGCACTGCGGCCTGAAGCGCGGACAACTGGTCCTCTCGGACAAGCCTTTCCCAGGCGCGTCGGCCAGGCTTCCGCTCCAG CGACCCCCTTTCTGCCCTTTTGCGGCCCTGGACCAACAGCCCAGGGCTCCGGGGGTCGAGCTGCCCCCGAATGGTCGAGGTGTGGATCTGGGTGTGGCGGTCATTCTGCAGTCCAGCGATCAGACTGTCTTGTTGACGCGAAGGACAAGCACCCTCAAAGTTTCGCCCAACCTCTGGGTACCGCCAG GTGGGCATGTGGAACCTGATGAAGAG CTGCTGGATGGGGGGCTTCGAGAGCTTTGGGAGGAAAGTGGACTCCAGCTGCCCCAGGGCCAGTTCTCCTGGGTCCCTCTGGGGTTATGGGAG tctGCCTACCCCCCTAAGCTGAGCTGGGGTCTccccaaataccatcacatcGTTCTCTACCTACTTGTCATCTCCCAGGAGTCACAGCAGCAGCTCCAG GCCCGGATTCAgccaaatgcaggagaggtgAGTGCCTTCATGTGGCTGGGACCAGACATAGCAGCTGCAGTGGCTGCCACAGAGGATGGGACAGAGACCCCCAAACATCTTCCCCAGGACCTACCATCTTCTGTCCC TGGAACTAGCAGAGAATGGAGGAGCCCAACCTCTGGCCTTGCCCACATCCACCCTGCTGCGGACAACGCCAGCCACGGCAGACCGCAGAGAGAGGGTCAGCTCTGGGACCAAGTTTGCCCTCACGCTCTGGCTGCAACATCTGGGCAG GTAGAGCCGGGATGGCAGCTGAGGTGA
- the PIAS3 gene encoding E3 SUMO-protein ligase PIAS3 isoform X2: MVMSFRVSELQVLLGFAGRNKSGRKHELLAKALHLLKSSCAPSVQMKIKELYRRRFPRKTLGPSDLSLLSLPPGTPPVGSPGPLAPIPPALLAPGTLLGPKREVDMHPPLPQPVHPDVTMKPLPFYEIYGELIRPTTLASTSSQRFEEAHFTFALTPQQVQQILTSREVLPGAKCDYTIQVQLRFCLCETSCPQEDYFPPNLFVKVNGKLCPLPGYLPPTKNGAEPKRPSRPINITPLARLSATVPNTIVVNWSSEFGRNYSLSVYLVRQLTAGTLLQKLRAKGIRNPDHSRALIKEKLTADPDSEVATTSLRVSLMCPLGKMRLTVPCRALTCAHLQSFDAALYLQMNEKKPTWTCPVCDKKAPYESLIIDGLFMEILNSCSDCDEIQFMEDGSWCPMKPKKEASEVCPPPGYGLDGLQYSPVQEGNPSESKKKVEVIDLTVESSSDEEDLPPTKKHCPVTSAAIPALPGSKGVLTSGHQPSSVLRSPAVGTLGGDFLSSLPLHEYPPAFPLGADIQGLDLFSFLQTESQHYGPSVITSLDEQDALGHFFQYRGTPSHFLGPLTPTLGSSHRSATPAPPPGRVSSIVAPGGTLREGHGGPLPSGPSLTGCRSDIISLD; encoded by the exons ATGGTGATGAGTTTCCGGGTGTCTGAGCTCCAGGTGCTCCTCGGCTTTGCTGGCCGGAACAAGAGTGGACGGAAACACGAGCTCCTGGCCAAGGCCCTACACCTCCTCAAGTCCAGCTGTGCCCCCAGCGTCCAGATGAAGATCAAAGAGCTTTACCGCCGACGCTTTCCCCGCAAGACCCTGGGGCCCTCTGATCTTTCCCTGCTCTCCTTGCCCCCTGGAACCCCTCCTGTAGGCTCTCCCGGTCCTCTGGCTCCCATCCCCCCGGCCCTCTTGGCCCCTGGTACCCTGCTGGGCCCCAAGCGTGAAGTGGACATGCACCCTCCTCTGCCCCAGCCTGTGCATCCTGACGTTACCATGAAACCATTGCCCTTCTATGAAATCTACGGGGAGCTCATCCGGCCCACCACCCTCG CATCCACTTCTAGCCAGCGGTTCGAGGAAGCGCACTTCACCTTTGCCCTCACCCCCCAGCAAGTGCAGCAGATTCTCACTTCCAG AGAGGTTCTGCCAGGAGCCAAATGTGATTATACCATACAGGTGCAGTTAAG GTTCTGTCTCTGTGAGACCAGCTGCCCCCAGGAAGATTACTTCCCCCCCAACCTCTTTGTCAAGGTCAATGggaaactgtgccccctgccG GGTTACCTTCCCCCTACTAAGAACGGGGCTGAACCCAAGAGACCCAGCCGCCCCATCAACATCACACCCCTGGCTCGTCTCTCGGCCACTGTTCCCAACACCATCGTGGTCAACTGGTCGTCTGAGTTTGGACGG AATTACTCCTTGTCTGTGTACCTGGTGAGGCAGCTGACGGCAGGGACCCTGCTACAAAAACTCAGAGCAAAGGGCATCCGGAACCCAGACCACTCCCGGGCACTGA TCAAGGAGAAGTTGACTGCTGACCCGGACAGTGAGGTGGCTACTACGAGTCTCCGGGTGTCACTCATGTGCCCG CTGGGGAAGATGCGCTTGACTGTCCCTTGTCGTGCCCTCACCTGCGCCCACCTGCAGAGCTTCGATGCTGCCCTTTATCTACAGATGAATGAGAAGAAGCCAACGTGGACATGTCCTGTGTGTGACAAGAAAGCTCCCTATGAATCTCTTATCATTGACGG TTTATTCATGGAGATTCTTAATTCCTGCTCGGATTGTGATGAGATCCAGTTCATGGAAGATGGATCCTGGTGCCCAATGAAACCCAAGAAGGAGGCATCTGAGGTTTGCCCCCCGCCAGGGTATGGGCTGGATG GCCTCCAGTATAGCCCAGTCCAAGAGGGCAATCCATCGGAGAGTAAGAAGAAGGTTGAAGTTATTGACCTGACAGTAGAAAGCTCCTCAGACGAGGAGGACCTGCCCCCGACGAAGAAGCACTGTCCTGTCACCTCAGCTGCCATCCCGGCTCTACCTGGAAGCAAAGG AGTCCTAACATCTGGTCACCAGCCCTCTTCGGTGCTGCGGAGCCCTGCTGTGGGCACGCTGGGCGGGGATTTCCTGTCCAGTCTCCCCCTACATGAGTACCCGCCTGCCTTCCCTCTCGGGGCTGATATCCAAG gtttagatttattttctttccttcagactGAGAGTCAG CACTATGGTCCCTCCGTCATCACCTCACTAGATGAACAGGATGCCCTGGGCCACTTCTTCCAGTACCGAGGGACCCCTTCCCACTTCCTGGGCCCGCTCACCCCCACGTTGGGGAGCTCTCACCGCAGCGCCACGCCGGCACCCCCTCCTGGCCGTGTCAGTAGCATTGTGGCCCCTGGGGGGACCTTAAGGGAGGGGCATGGAGGACCCCTGCCCTCAGGTCCCTCTTTGACTGGCTGTCGGTCAGACATCATTTCCCTGGACTGA
- the NUDT17 gene encoding nucleoside diphosphate-linked moiety X motif 17 isoform X2: MAAARVLLLLSGRPESVSFAQSVCGLLGAGSGLGPWPTHCGLKRGQLVLSDKPFPGASARLPLQRPPFCPFAALDQQPRAPGVELPPNGRGVDLGVAVILQSSDQTVLLTRRTSTLKVSPNLWVPPGGHVEPDEELLDGGLRELWEESGLQLPQGQFSWVPLGLWESAYPPKLSWGLPKYHHIVLYLLVISQESQQQLQARIQPNAGEVSAFMWLGPDIAAAVAATEDGTETPKHLPQDLPSSVPAVELAENGGAQPLALPTSTLLRTTPATADRRERVSSGTKFALTLWLQHLGR; the protein is encoded by the exons ATGGCGGCGGCACGGGTGCTGCTACTCCTCTCCGGGCGCCCGGAGTCGGTGAGCTTCGCGCAGAGTGTGTGCGGCCTCCTGGGCGCCGGGTCGGGGCTCGGGCCGTGGCCCACGCACTGCGGCCTGAAGCGCGGACAACTGGTCCTCTCGGACAAGCCTTTCCCAGGCGCGTCGGCCAGGCTTCCGCTCCAG CGACCCCCTTTCTGCCCTTTTGCGGCCCTGGACCAACAGCCCAGGGCTCCGGGGGTCGAGCTGCCCCCGAATGGTCGAGGTGTGGATCTGGGTGTGGCGGTCATTCTGCAGTCCAGCGATCAGACTGTCTTGTTGACGCGAAGGACAAGCACCCTCAAAGTTTCGCCCAACCTCTGGGTACCGCCAG GTGGGCATGTGGAACCTGATGAAGAG CTGCTGGATGGGGGGCTTCGAGAGCTTTGGGAGGAAAGTGGACTCCAGCTGCCCCAGGGCCAGTTCTCCTGGGTCCCTCTGGGGTTATGGGAG tctGCCTACCCCCCTAAGCTGAGCTGGGGTCTccccaaataccatcacatcGTTCTCTACCTACTTGTCATCTCCCAGGAGTCACAGCAGCAGCTCCAG GCCCGGATTCAgccaaatgcaggagaggtgAGTGCCTTCATGTGGCTGGGACCAGACATAGCAGCTGCAGTGGCTGCCACAGAGGATGGGACAGAGACCCCCAAACATCTTCCCCAGGACCTACCATCTTCTGTCCC TGCAGTGGAACTAGCAGAGAATGGAGGAGCCCAACCTCTGGCCTTGCCCACATCCACCCTGCTGCGGACAACGCCAGCCACGGCAGACCGCAGAGAGAGGGTCAGCTCTGGGACCAAGTTTGCCCTCACGCTCTGGCTGCAACATCTGGGCAG GTAG